From Pseudomonas vanderleydeniana, the proteins below share one genomic window:
- a CDS encoding glucan biosynthesis protein D: MHRRNLLKASMALAAYTGLSASGLFAARALAATADGDIEHFDFEALQAQAKGLAGKPYVSTRQILPPTLANMTPQQFNAIQYDARHSLWNELKGQLDVQFFHVGMGFKQPVRMYSVDAQTRQAREVHFRPPLFNYASSGIDQSQLKGDLGFSGFKLFKAPEIDRHDIVSFLGASYFRAVDKTGQYGLSARGLAIDTYAHKREEFPDFTKFWFETPAKESTRFVVYALLDSPSATGAYRFDIDCQAEQVVMMVEAHVNARVDIEQLGIAPMTSMFSCGTHERRMCDTIHPQIHDSDRLAMWRGNGEWICRPLNNPAKLQFNAFADKDPKGFGLVQTDHEFASYQDTVDWYSRRPSLWVEPTTPWGEGSVDLLEIPTTGETLDNIVAFWTPKQPVKAGDSLTYGYKLYWSALPPVGTPLARVHATRSGMGGFTEGWAPGEHYPEVWARRFAVDFNGGGLERLPEGTGIEPVVTTSNGQVKDFNVLKLDEIGGYRVTFDWYPTNDSVDPVELRLFIRSGERTLSETWLYQYFPPAPDRRRYP; the protein is encoded by the coding sequence ATGCATCGCCGTAATCTCCTGAAAGCTTCCATGGCCCTGGCGGCCTACACCGGCCTGTCGGCCAGCGGTCTGTTCGCGGCGCGGGCGCTTGCCGCCACCGCGGACGGTGACATCGAACATTTTGATTTCGAGGCGTTGCAGGCCCAGGCGAAGGGACTCGCGGGCAAACCTTATGTCAGCACCCGGCAGATCCTGCCGCCGACCCTGGCGAACATGACGCCGCAGCAGTTCAACGCGATCCAGTATGACGCCCGGCATTCGCTGTGGAACGAGCTCAAGGGCCAGCTGGATGTGCAGTTCTTCCACGTCGGCATGGGGTTCAAGCAGCCGGTGCGCATGTACAGCGTCGATGCGCAGACGCGCCAGGCGCGGGAAGTGCATTTCCGGCCGCCGCTGTTCAACTACGCCAGCAGCGGTATCGACCAGTCCCAGCTCAAGGGGGACCTGGGCTTCTCCGGCTTCAAGTTGTTCAAGGCGCCGGAGATCGACCGTCACGACATCGTCTCCTTCCTTGGTGCGAGCTACTTCCGGGCAGTCGACAAGACCGGGCAGTACGGCCTGTCGGCACGTGGCCTGGCGATCGACACCTACGCGCACAAGCGCGAGGAGTTCCCGGACTTCACCAAGTTCTGGTTCGAGACCCCGGCCAAGGAGAGCACGCGTTTCGTGGTCTATGCCTTGCTTGACTCGCCAAGCGCTACCGGCGCCTATCGCTTCGATATCGACTGCCAGGCCGAACAGGTGGTGATGATGGTCGAGGCGCATGTCAATGCGCGGGTGGACATCGAGCAGTTGGGTATCGCGCCGATGACCAGCATGTTCAGCTGCGGTACCCACGAGCGGCGCATGTGCGACACCATTCACCCGCAGATCCACGACTCCGATCGCCTGGCGATGTGGCGGGGCAATGGCGAGTGGATCTGTCGGCCGCTCAACAACCCGGCCAAGCTGCAGTTCAATGCCTTCGCCGACAAGGACCCCAAGGGCTTTGGCCTGGTGCAGACCGATCACGAGTTCGCCAGCTACCAGGACACCGTGGATTGGTACAGCCGCCGGCCAAGCCTGTGGGTCGAGCCGACTACGCCATGGGGCGAGGGCTCGGTGGACCTGCTGGAAATCCCGACCACGGGCGAAACCCTGGACAACATCGTTGCCTTCTGGACGCCGAAACAGCCGGTGAAGGCCGGCGACTCGCTGACCTATGGCTACAAGCTGTACTGGAGCGCATTGCCGCCGGTGGGCACGCCGCTGGCGCGGGTGCATGCGACGCGCTCGGGCATGGGCGGCTTCACCGAGGGCTGGGCGCCGGGCGAGCATTACCCCGAGGTATGGGCCCGGCGGTTTGCCGTGGACTTCAACGGTGGTGGGCTGGAGCGGTTGCCGGAAGGGACCGGAATCGAGCCAGTGGTGACCACCTCCAATGGTCAGGTGAAGGATTTCAATGTCCTCAAGCTGGATGAGATCGGTGGTTATCGGGTGACGTTCGACTGGTATCCGACCAACGACAGCGTTGATCCGGTTGAGCTGCGGCTGTTCATTCGCAGTGGCGAGCGGACGTTGAGCGAAACCTGGCTGTACCAGTATTTCCCGCCAGCACCGGACAGGCGGCGTTATCCCTGA
- the msrA gene encoding peptide-methionine (S)-S-oxide reductase MsrA produces MSKSVMQKKTASPLLTIAGVAGLALSILLVQRFAFAAEPAVQIAPPALDEPATAGQATAVFAGGCFWGVQGVFQHVRGVQNVVSGYAGGAAGTAHYEQVGEGDTGHAESVQITYDPSQVSYGKLLQVFFSVAHDPTQLNRQGPDSGTQYRSAIFPVNAEQEKVAQAYIEQLDGTKVFPSKIVTRIEDNKVFYPAEGYHQNYLTLHPYAPYIAINDLPKVENLKRMEPQLYREDPVLVPNVQ; encoded by the coding sequence ATGAGCAAGTCCGTGATGCAGAAAAAGACCGCCTCGCCCCTGCTGACGATCGCCGGTGTAGCCGGTTTGGCCCTGTCGATCCTGCTGGTCCAGCGCTTTGCCTTTGCCGCCGAACCGGCCGTGCAGATCGCCCCGCCGGCGCTGGATGAACCTGCCACGGCCGGCCAGGCCACGGCGGTGTTCGCCGGTGGCTGCTTCTGGGGTGTCCAGGGTGTGTTCCAGCACGTGCGCGGGGTGCAGAACGTGGTGTCCGGCTATGCCGGTGGCGCGGCCGGCACCGCCCACTACGAACAGGTTGGCGAGGGTGATACCGGTCACGCCGAATCGGTGCAGATCACCTACGACCCGAGCCAGGTCAGCTACGGCAAGCTGTTGCAGGTGTTCTTCTCGGTCGCCCATGACCCGACCCAACTCAATCGCCAGGGCCCGGACAGCGGCACCCAATACCGCTCGGCAATCTTTCCGGTGAATGCCGAACAGGAAAAAGTCGCGCAGGCGTACATCGAGCAATTGGACGGGACCAAGGTGTTCCCCTCGAAGATTGTCACCCGGATCGAGGACAACAAGGTCTTCTATCCGGCCGAGGGTTACCACCAGAATTACCTGACGTTGCATCCTTACGCCCCGTACATCGCCATCAACGACTTGCCGAAGGTGGAGAACCTCAAGCGCATGGAGCCGCAGTTGTATCGAGAGGATCCGGTATTGGTGCCCAACGTGCAGTGA
- a CDS encoding cytochrome c biogenesis protein DipZ, with translation MLLLTLAYLGGLLTILSPCILPVLPFVFARSGESFRRSGLPLLCGMALTFALVATLAAVGGGWVVRANQYGRWLAMALMAFFAITLLFPHLADRLARPLVSAGDRLSRSAQGDDGQPSVRSSFVLGIATGLLWAPCAGPILGLILTGAALQGANIGTTFLLLAYAAGAATSLAGALLVGGRLFTAMKRNLGTGEWLRRGLGAAMLAGVAAIALGLDTGLLTRVSTVATSGIEQKLLDTFNPAPQQNAMMQGSAMMAAGVHDEQPAGSMMAMAAKTAATERSLPVEGTLPDLSGAVQWLNSSPLNAAELKGKVVLIDFWTYSCINCLRSLPYVNAWAQKYRDQGLVVIGVHAPEFAFERDIDNVRQAVAKLGIQYPVAIDNNYAIWRGFNNQYWPAHYFVDAQGRIRYHHFGEGDYAGSEQVIQQLLAEAGNRNVSGGMVSTQASGVMQAADEAEVKSPETYIGYERAENFASPGQQAADQPKLYSAPQQPQLNQWGLAGDWTVRSEQAALNQNGGRIIFRFHARDLHLVLGPGADGKPVRFKVLIDGQTPGASHGTDTDASGQGTVTEQRLYQLVRQAGEVGDHTFSIEFLDPGVQAYAFTFG, from the coding sequence ATGCTTCTACTCACCCTGGCCTATCTGGGCGGTCTGCTGACCATCCTGAGCCCCTGCATCCTGCCCGTGCTGCCGTTCGTGTTCGCCCGCTCCGGCGAATCGTTCCGCCGCAGCGGCCTGCCTCTGCTGTGCGGCATGGCCCTGACCTTCGCCCTGGTCGCCACCCTGGCCGCCGTCGGCGGTGGTTGGGTGGTGCGGGCCAACCAGTACGGACGCTGGCTGGCAATGGCCCTGATGGCGTTTTTCGCAATTACCCTGCTCTTCCCGCACCTGGCCGATCGCCTGGCCCGGCCGCTGGTATCGGCCGGTGATCGGCTGTCGCGTTCGGCCCAGGGCGACGACGGCCAACCCAGCGTGCGTTCGTCCTTTGTGCTGGGTATCGCCACCGGCCTGCTGTGGGCGCCCTGCGCCGGACCGATCCTCGGCCTGATCCTTACCGGCGCGGCCCTGCAGGGTGCCAACATCGGCACGACCTTCCTGCTGCTGGCCTATGCCGCAGGTGCCGCCACCTCGTTGGCGGGCGCCCTGCTGGTCGGTGGGCGGTTGTTCACGGCGATGAAACGCAACCTCGGTACCGGCGAATGGCTGCGTCGTGGCCTCGGCGCGGCGATGCTGGCCGGCGTGGCGGCAATCGCGCTGGGCCTGGACACCGGCCTGCTGACCCGGGTGTCGACAGTCGCCACTTCCGGCATCGAACAGAAACTGCTCGACACCTTCAATCCGGCACCGCAACAGAACGCCATGATGCAGGGCAGCGCGATGATGGCTGCCGGGGTTCACGATGAACAGCCGGCCGGCAGCATGATGGCAATGGCCGCCAAAACGGCGGCGACCGAACGCAGCCTGCCGGTCGAGGGCACCCTGCCCGACCTCTCCGGCGCCGTGCAGTGGCTCAACTCCTCCCCGTTGAACGCCGCCGAACTCAAGGGCAAGGTGGTGCTGATCGACTTCTGGACCTACTCCTGCATCAACTGCCTGCGCAGCCTGCCGTACGTCAACGCCTGGGCGCAGAAGTACCGCGACCAGGGCCTGGTGGTGATCGGCGTGCACGCGCCGGAGTTCGCCTTCGAGCGTGATATCGACAACGTGCGCCAGGCTGTGGCTAAGCTGGGCATCCAGTACCCGGTGGCGATCGACAACAACTACGCGATCTGGCGCGGCTTCAACAACCAGTACTGGCCGGCGCACTACTTCGTCGACGCCCAGGGCCGGATTCGCTACCACCATTTCGGCGAAGGCGACTATGCCGGTTCCGAGCAGGTGATCCAGCAGCTGCTGGCCGAAGCCGGCAACCGCAACGTCTCCGGCGGCATGGTCAGCACCCAGGCCAGCGGCGTCATGCAGGCGGCCGATGAGGCCGAGGTGAAGTCTCCGGAAACCTACATCGGTTACGAACGTGCGGAAAACTTCGCCTCCCCGGGCCAGCAGGCAGCCGATCAACCGAAGCTGTACAGCGCACCGCAACAGCCACAACTGAACCAGTGGGGCCTCGCTGGCGACTGGACGGTGCGTTCGGAACAGGCGGCGCTGAACCAGAACGGCGGCCGGATCATCTTCCGCTTCCACGCGCGTGACCTGCACTTGGTGCTCGGCCCTGGCGCCGATGGCAAGCCGGTGCGCTTCAAGGTGCTGATCGACGGCCAGACACCAGGCGCGAGCCACGGTACCGACACCGACGCCAGCGGCCAGGGCACGGTGACCGAGCAGCGCCTCTATCAGCTGGTGCGCCAGGCCGGCGAGGTCGGCGACCACACCTTTTCCATCGAATTTCTCGACCCCGGTGTCCAGGCCTACGCCTTCACCTTCGGTTGA
- the msrB gene encoding peptide-methionine (R)-S-oxide reductase MsrB: MSSRRRFLFSSAAALLAAGFVDWRAVAATLGSSAAPEASDETFEVNHSDAEWRAMLSDSQYQVLRHEGTERPYTSPLNDEHRDGVFACVGCQQALFSSSTKFDSHTGWPSFTAPLANAVGTRRDSTLGMVRTEVHCHRCGGHLGHVFPDGPAPTGLRYCMNGVAMSFAPSASAA, translated from the coding sequence ATGTCCTCCAGAAGACGCTTTCTGTTTTCCAGTGCCGCTGCCCTGCTCGCCGCCGGCTTCGTCGATTGGCGCGCAGTGGCGGCCACCCTCGGCAGCAGCGCAGCCCCCGAGGCTTCGGACGAGACCTTCGAAGTCAACCACAGCGACGCCGAATGGCGGGCGATGCTGAGCGACAGCCAGTATCAGGTACTGCGCCACGAAGGCACCGAACGCCCCTATACCAGCCCCCTCAACGACGAACATCGTGACGGTGTGTTCGCCTGCGTCGGCTGCCAGCAGGCGCTGTTCTCCTCATCGACCAAGTTCGACAGCCACACCGGCTGGCCGAGCTTCACCGCCCCACTGGCGAACGCCGTCGGCACCCGCCGTGACAGCACGCTGGGCATGGTCCGTACCGAAGTGCATTGCCATCGCTGTGGCGGTCACCTGGGCCACGTGTTCCCCGATGGGCCGGCACCGACCGGATTGCGCTACTGCATGAATGGCGTGGCGATGAGCTTTGCGCCAAGCGCGAGTGCGGCCTGA
- a CDS encoding response regulator transcription factor: MDSPKRILIVEDDLHLAGLLSLHLRDEGYEVTHCADGNLGLAQLEKGGWDALILDLMLPGVDGLEICRQARAMARYTPIIITSARSSEMHRVLGLELGADDYLAKPFSMLELAARVKALLRRVDALAKSLKVDAGSLEANGLSLDPLTREARVNGQELDLTPREFDLLHFFMKNPGTVYSRLDLLNQVWGYQHDGYEHTVNTHINRLRAKIEADPAQPERILTVWGRGYRFAPAGRAE, translated from the coding sequence ATGGATTCACCCAAACGCATTCTGATCGTCGAAGATGACCTGCACCTGGCCGGGCTGCTGAGCCTGCACCTGCGTGACGAGGGCTACGAGGTCACCCATTGTGCCGACGGCAACCTGGGCCTGGCGCAGCTGGAAAAGGGCGGTTGGGATGCCTTGATCCTCGACCTGATGCTGCCCGGTGTCGATGGCCTGGAGATCTGTCGCCAGGCCCGGGCCATGGCGCGCTACACGCCGATCATCATCACCAGCGCCCGTTCCAGCGAGATGCACCGGGTATTGGGCCTGGAACTGGGGGCCGACGATTACCTGGCCAAGCCGTTTTCCATGCTTGAGCTGGCTGCGCGGGTCAAGGCCCTGCTGCGGCGGGTCGATGCCCTGGCCAAGAGCCTCAAGGTCGATGCCGGCAGCCTGGAAGCCAATGGTCTGAGCCTGGACCCGCTGACCCGCGAGGCCCGGGTCAATGGGCAGGAACTGGACCTGACGCCACGCGAGTTCGACCTGTTGCACTTCTTCATGAAAAACCCCGGCACGGTCTATTCGCGCCTGGACCTGCTGAACCAGGTCTGGGGCTATCAGCACGATGGCTACGAGCACACGGTCAATACCCACATCAATCGCCTGCGAGCCAAGATCGAGGCCGATCCGGCACAGCCTGAACGCATCCTCACGGTCTGGGGCCGTGGCTATCGGTTCGCTCCTGCGGGGCGTGCCGAATGA
- a CDS encoding sensor histidine kinase, with translation MKLTLSQRLSVVFSILLLACCGASVWLQVRASDMHEKEVVQGLSRDLARSIALENRLVGTEGLTMEGVRALFGQLMNVNPSVEVYLLDPNGRITGDAAPQGHLKRDQVDLGPIRRLLDDQPLPILGDDPRSTDGRKVFSAAALQGGGKALGYLYVVLQGEEHDRLAARVTASSVLRTTLWAMGLVALLGLIAGLIAFRLITRPLRRLTETMRDFDTDAAPVNPPTLPLAGSGGGNEIEVLEASFAQMATRIGEQWRALTQLDQDRRELVANISHDLRTPLASLHGYLETLSIKGEGLAVEERQRYLATALAQSNKVRQLAQALFELARLEHGQVRLEREDFSLSDLIQDVFQKFELMAETRHSKLLAVLPRGASMVSADLGMIERVLTNLIDNALRHTPEGGNIEVALVHEPGKVRITVSDTGPGIPPKLLENLFRRPFNQDGDRRSGGLGLLIVRRILQLHDSQIRLLSIPGKGAVFCFELAAAGE, from the coding sequence ATGAAACTGACCCTGTCCCAGCGCTTGTCGGTGGTGTTCTCGATCCTGCTGCTGGCCTGTTGTGGCGCGTCGGTATGGCTGCAGGTACGTGCCAGCGACATGCATGAAAAGGAAGTGGTGCAGGGGCTTTCCCGTGACCTGGCCCGCAGCATCGCCCTGGAAAACCGCCTGGTGGGTACCGAGGGCCTGACCATGGAGGGCGTGCGCGCGTTGTTCGGGCAGTTGATGAACGTCAACCCCAGCGTCGAGGTCTACCTGCTCGATCCGAATGGGCGGATCACCGGCGATGCGGCGCCGCAGGGGCATCTCAAGCGTGACCAGGTCGACCTGGGCCCGATCCGGCGCCTGCTGGACGACCAGCCGCTGCCGATCCTCGGTGATGACCCTCGCAGCACCGACGGGCGCAAAGTCTTCAGTGCCGCTGCGTTGCAGGGCGGTGGCAAGGCACTGGGCTATCTCTATGTGGTGTTGCAGGGCGAGGAACATGATCGCCTGGCGGCGCGGGTCACCGCCAGCTCGGTGCTGCGCACCACGTTGTGGGCGATGGGCCTGGTGGCCTTGCTGGGGTTGATCGCCGGCCTGATTGCCTTTCGCCTGATCACCCGGCCATTGCGGCGCCTGACCGAGACCATGCGCGACTTCGATACCGATGCCGCGCCCGTCAACCCGCCGACATTGCCCCTGGCCGGCTCCGGCGGTGGCAACGAAATCGAGGTGCTGGAAGCCAGTTTCGCGCAGATGGCGACGCGGATCGGCGAGCAGTGGCGGGCCTTGACCCAGCTCGACCAGGATCGCCGCGAACTGGTGGCGAACATCTCCCACGACCTGCGCACACCGCTGGCTTCGCTGCATGGCTACCTGGAAACCCTGTCGATCAAGGGCGAGGGATTGGCCGTGGAGGAACGCCAGCGCTATCTGGCGACGGCGCTGGCCCAGAGCAACAAGGTCCGGCAACTGGCCCAGGCACTGTTCGAGCTGGCGCGCCTGGAGCATGGACAGGTCCGCCTGGAGCGGGAGGACTTCTCGCTCAGCGACCTGATCCAGGACGTGTTCCAAAAGTTCGAACTGATGGCCGAGACCCGCCATTCGAAGCTATTGGCGGTGTTGCCACGCGGCGCGTCGATGGTCAGTGCCGATCTGGGCATGATCGAGCGGGTGCTGACCAACCTGATCGACAACGCGCTGCGCCATACCCCCGAAGGTGGCAACATTGAAGTCGCGCTGGTGCATGAGCCGGGCAAGGTTCGGATCACGGTCAGCGACACCGGGCCGGGTATCCCGCCCAAGCTGCTGGAGAACCTGTTCCGGCGACCGTTCAACCAGGACGGTGATCGTCGTAGCGGCGGGCTGGGCCTGTTGATCGTAAGGCGCATCCTGCAACTGCACGACAGCCAGATCCGCCTGCTGTCCATCCCCGGCAAGGGCGCGGTGTTCTGTTTCGAACTGGCGGCGGCCGGGGAGTGA
- a CDS encoding LysR substrate-binding domain-containing protein: MRDLDSNLLRTFVTVAETGAVSATAQRLGRTQAAVSMQLRRLEEDLERRLFERSPRGLRLTEAGHLLLPYAHSILGAGADARRVLSASQVAGTVRLGMLEDIAVGSLPRALQRFCAAYPHINLEITVDSSAAMSSRLLDGALDIVIGDAHGIHAKPLVSWDQPLFWVGARGLVLEPDLGGRPLPLVTFSGTCLWQPQVEQKLRQAGLGWRVVCSSTSLPAVQSAIEAGLGIAVLLEGNIRPQSMRVLGPAEGLPSAPVVTFGLYVRPVPAAQATAVKALQRFLEEELNIASG; the protein is encoded by the coding sequence ATGCGCGATCTTGACAGCAACCTGTTGCGAACCTTCGTCACCGTCGCTGAAACCGGTGCGGTCAGCGCCACGGCCCAACGCCTCGGGCGGACTCAGGCGGCCGTCAGCATGCAACTGCGCCGTCTGGAGGAAGACCTGGAGCGCCGCCTGTTCGAACGCTCTCCCCGAGGCCTGCGCCTGACCGAAGCCGGCCATCTGTTGTTGCCCTATGCCCACAGCATCCTGGGTGCTGGAGCCGATGCCCGAAGAGTATTGTCGGCCAGCCAGGTGGCCGGCACGGTCCGGCTGGGGATGCTGGAGGACATTGCAGTCGGTAGCCTACCGCGCGCCTTGCAGCGGTTTTGCGCCGCCTATCCGCATATCAACCTGGAGATCACCGTCGACAGCAGTGCGGCGATGTCGTCCCGGTTACTGGACGGCGCGCTGGATATCGTCATTGGCGACGCCCATGGCATCCATGCCAAACCCCTGGTGAGCTGGGACCAGCCATTGTTCTGGGTCGGTGCCCGCGGGCTGGTGCTGGAACCGGACCTGGGCGGGCGGCCGCTGCCGCTGGTCACTTTCAGCGGCACGTGCCTATGGCAGCCTCAAGTGGAGCAGAAACTCCGGCAGGCCGGGCTCGGCTGGCGGGTGGTCTGCAGCAGCACCAGCCTGCCCGCCGTACAGTCGGCGATCGAGGCGGGACTGGGCATTGCCGTACTGCTGGAGGGCAATATCCGCCCACAGAGCATGCGCGTGCTGGGCCCGGCCGAAGGCCTGCCATCGGCGCCGGTGGTGACCTTCGGGCTCTACGTCCGTCCGGTCCCCGCCGCCCAGGCGACGGCGGTCAAGGCCCTGCAGCGGTTTCTGGAAGAAGAGCTGAACATCGCCAGTGGCTGA
- a CDS encoding EamA family transporter: protein MQDNAAVLSPTAVRTSRRNLLLAAALCVLSMLFVQFGAALSTPTMDRYGTFSTTWLRLCWAATLLALWVRPRLLTYSLSRWCAAAGLGLAMAVMTSCFFAAIQRIPLGLAIAIEFLGPLLVASVAIRRWRALLWPLLALLGVVLLARNDQGWIGEPLGLLLAFGSAAGWAAYILLMKRVGSLFPGFEGLSVSLLAAAVITAPLGLWQSGGHLPWLQVISCAGLALFVPLLPYGLEMIALRRMPTSAFGILMSVEPAVGALAGYVVLSQPMVPLQFVGTALVVSASLGVLVAP, encoded by the coding sequence ATGCAGGACAACGCTGCCGTACTGAGCCCTACCGCTGTTCGAACATCGCGTCGCAACCTGTTGCTGGCGGCGGCGTTGTGTGTGCTGTCGATGCTCTTCGTGCAATTCGGCGCGGCGCTGTCGACACCGACCATGGACCGCTACGGGACTTTCAGCACCACCTGGCTGCGGCTGTGCTGGGCCGCGACCCTCCTGGCGCTATGGGTGCGTCCGCGACTGCTGACCTATTCGTTGTCGCGCTGGTGTGCTGCGGCCGGTCTGGGGTTGGCCATGGCCGTGATGACCAGTTGTTTCTTCGCTGCCATTCAGCGTATCCCGCTGGGCTTGGCGATCGCCATCGAGTTTCTCGGCCCGTTGCTGGTGGCGAGTGTGGCCATACGGCGTTGGCGAGCCTTGCTCTGGCCGCTGCTGGCGCTGCTGGGCGTGGTGCTGCTGGCACGCAATGACCAGGGGTGGATCGGGGAGCCGCTGGGCTTGCTCCTGGCCTTCGGTTCGGCAGCCGGCTGGGCTGCCTATATCCTGCTGATGAAGCGCGTCGGCAGCTTGTTCCCGGGGTTCGAAGGACTGTCGGTGTCACTGCTGGCGGCTGCTGTCATCACGGCTCCCCTGGGGCTGTGGCAGAGCGGTGGTCATTTGCCATGGCTACAGGTCATCAGTTGCGCCGGGCTGGCGTTGTTCGTGCCGTTGTTGCCCTACGGCCTGGAGATGATCGCGCTGCGGCGGATGCCGACGTCCGCCTTCGGCATCCTGATGAGCGTCGAACCCGCGGTGGGGGCATTGGCCGGCTACGTGGTGCTGAGCCAGCCCATGGTGCCGTTGCAGTTCGTCGGTACCGCGCTGGTGGTCAGTGCCAGCCTGGGCGTGCTGGTAGCCCCTTGA
- a CDS encoding patatin-like phospholipase family protein: MDSPAVSLGQRPDFALALSGGGVRAMVFHLGVLKYLAEQGALERVGQLSTVSGGSLLVGLLLHENGGQWPGSADFLQRLYPALRDKLCSRSLLLSGLRQLLNPLNWRYILSRANLLALGLRNEWGVDGLLSQVGTRPDWSINGTTAENGKRFRFKRSNMGDYSIGYAATGDMSLAEALAVSAAFPGGIGPLVLDSRRFKWMQRAWDAPLNTAVETKLPFARLHLYDGGVYDNLGLEPFFDASTGRSKRYEYPIVACDAGAPLKPGFEAGILSPWRLKRMADIMSDQSRALRVRTFVEYLNQAPGRGSYLGIASTLIAAPPGSDAAFAANFPTSLNRLGHEVFDRIARHGHAVAQVTDQQYGLLPTVPATNRPHQPA; encoded by the coding sequence ATGGATTCTCCTGCAGTCTCGCTAGGTCAACGTCCGGATTTCGCCCTGGCCCTGTCCGGTGGTGGTGTCCGGGCCATGGTGTTTCATCTGGGGGTGCTCAAGTACCTGGCCGAACAAGGCGCCCTGGAGCGGGTCGGCCAACTCTCGACCGTCTCCGGTGGCAGCCTGCTGGTAGGCCTGCTGCTGCATGAGAACGGCGGACAATGGCCCGGCTCGGCCGACTTCCTGCAACGGCTGTATCCGGCGCTGCGTGACAAACTGTGCTCGCGCAGCCTGCTGCTCAGCGGGTTGCGCCAGTTGCTCAACCCATTGAACTGGCGTTACATCCTGTCACGCGCCAACCTGCTGGCCCTGGGGCTGCGTAACGAATGGGGAGTGGATGGGCTGCTGTCACAGGTCGGAACTCGGCCTGACTGGTCGATCAATGGCACCACGGCCGAAAACGGCAAGCGTTTCCGCTTCAAGCGCAGCAACATGGGTGACTACTCCATCGGCTACGCCGCCACCGGCGACATGAGCCTGGCCGAGGCCTTGGCGGTTTCAGCGGCCTTTCCTGGCGGGATCGGGCCGCTGGTACTCGACAGCCGACGCTTCAAATGGATGCAACGGGCCTGGGATGCGCCGCTCAACACGGCGGTGGAAACGAAATTGCCCTTCGCCAGGCTGCACCTGTATGACGGCGGGGTCTACGACAACCTGGGCCTGGAGCCGTTCTTCGACGCCAGCACCGGACGCAGCAAGCGCTACGAATACCCGATCGTGGCCTGCGATGCCGGTGCGCCGCTCAAGCCGGGCTTCGAAGCCGGCATACTGAGCCCCTGGCGACTCAAGCGCATGGCCGACATCATGTCCGACCAGTCCCGGGCCCTGCGGGTACGCACCTTTGTCGAGTACCTGAACCAGGCGCCAGGGCGCGGCAGCTACCTGGGCATTGCCAGCACGCTGATCGCGGCACCGCCCGGCAGCGATGCCGCCTTTGCCGCAAACTTCCCCACCAGCCTGAATCGCCTGGGTCACGAGGTCTTCGACCGTATCGCCAGGCATGGTCATGCCGTGGCCCAGGTCACCGACCAGCAATACGGCCTGCTACCCACCGTGCCGGCGACGAACCGCCCCCACCAGCCGGCATGA
- a CDS encoding DUF899 domain-containing protein: MKQPNVEQHAVVSRQEWLAARREHLIQEKALSRQREQLNAARRALPWVRVDKDYRFDGGNGPRRLADLFGHNSQLVVYHFMFGDGWTQGCPNCSFLADHFDGANLHLAHHDVSFVVISHAPWAQFQPFRQRMGWRFEWLSSAGSDFNHDFGVSFTPEEQASGQIDYNYQPLAGGAEEMPGLSVFYRNGGGEIFHTYSTYARGLDILIGAHNVLDLTPKGRNEGPIMNWVRFHDRYTDSTRHSCCGSQGEQ, encoded by the coding sequence ATGAAGCAGCCCAACGTTGAACAACATGCCGTGGTATCGCGCCAGGAGTGGCTGGCGGCGCGCCGGGAACACCTGATCCAGGAGAAGGCCCTGAGCCGTCAGCGCGAACAGCTCAATGCCGCTCGACGCGCCCTGCCCTGGGTCCGGGTCGACAAGGACTATCGGTTTGACGGCGGCAATGGACCGCGCCGACTGGCCGACCTGTTCGGCCACAACAGCCAGCTGGTCGTCTATCACTTCATGTTCGGTGATGGCTGGACGCAGGGCTGTCCGAACTGTTCGTTTCTGGCCGATCACTTCGACGGTGCCAACCTGCACCTGGCTCATCACGACGTGTCTTTCGTGGTGATCTCCCATGCGCCCTGGGCGCAGTTCCAGCCGTTCAGGCAGCGCATGGGCTGGCGCTTCGAATGGCTGTCTTCGGCCGGCAGCGACTTCAACCATGACTTTGGCGTCAGCTTCACCCCCGAGGAGCAGGCCAGCGGCCAGATCGACTACAACTACCAGCCCCTCGCCGGCGGTGCCGAGGAAATGCCCGGGCTCAGCGTGTTCTATCGCAATGGCGGGGGTGAGATCTTTCATACCTATTCAACCTATGCGCGGGGCCTGGACATCCTCATCGGTGCCCACAACGTCCTCGACCTGACGCCCAAGGGGCGTAATGAAGGCCCGATCATGAACTGGGTCAGGTTCCATGACCGCTACACCGACAGCACCCGGCATTCCTGCTGCGGGTCCCAGGGTGAGCAATAA